A genomic segment from Gracilinanus agilis isolate LMUSP501 chromosome 1, AgileGrace, whole genome shotgun sequence encodes:
- the DRG1 gene encoding developmentally-regulated GTP-binding protein 1, translating to MSGTLAKIAEIEAEMARTQKNKATAHHLGLLKARLAKLRRELITPKGGGGGGPGEGFDVAKTGDARIGFVGFPSVGKSTLLSNLAGVYSEVAAYEFTTLTTVPGVIRYKGAKIQLLDLPGIIEGAKDGKGRGRQVIAVARTCNLILIVLDVLKPLGHKKIIENELEGFGIRLNSKPPNIGFKKKDKGGINLTATCPQSELDADTVKSILAEYKIHNADVTLRSDATADDLIDVVEGNRVYIPCIYVLNKIDQISIEELDIIYKVPHCVPISAHHRWNFDDLLERIWDYLRLVRIYTKPKGQLPDYTSPVVLPDSRTTVEDFCMKIHKNLIKEFKYALVWGLSVKHNPQKVGKDHTLEDEDVIQIVKK from the exons ATGAGCGGAACCTTAGCCAAAATCGCCGAGATCGAAGCCGAG ATGGCTCGGACTCAGAAGAACAAGGCCACGGCGCACCACCTGGGGTTGCTCAAGGCCCGGCTCGCCAAGCTGCGCCGAGAACTCATCACCCCCAAAGGCGGTGGCGGCGGGGGACCCGGAGAAG GTTTTGATGTGGCCAAGACTGGTGATGCCCGCATTGGATTTGTGGGGTTCCCGTCAGTGGGGAAGTCCACGCTGCTCAGTAACCTGGCTGGGGTGTACTCTGAGGTGGCTGCCTATGAGTTCACCACCCTTACCACCGTGCCAGGAGTCATCAGGTACAAAGGAGCCAAGATCCAG CTCCTAGATCTCCCAGGGATCATCGAAGGTGCCAAAGATGGGAAGGGCAGAGGCCGGCAAGTCATTGCAG TGGCACGGACCTGTAACTTAATTCTGATTGTTCTGGATGTGCTGAAGCCGCTGGGCCACAAGAAGATCATTGAGAATGAGCTCGAGGGCTTTGGAATCCGCTTAAACAGCAAGCCCCCCAACATTGGCTTTAAGAAGAAGGACAAAGGAGGCATCAACCTCACGGCCACG TGCCCTCAGAGTGAGCTCGACGCTGACACCGTGAAGAGTATCCTGGCAGAATACAAAATCCACAATGCTGATGTGACCCTGCGCAGCGATGCCACGGCCGACGACCTCATTGATGTGGTGGAAGGCAACAG AGTTTACATCCCCTGTATCTACGTGCTGAACAAGATCGACCAGATCTCCATCGAGGAGCTGGACATCATCTATAAGGTGCCGCACTGTGTGCCCATCTCTGCTCACCACCGGTGGAATTTTGATGACCTCCTCGAGAGAATCTGGGACTACCTGCGCCTAGTGAGGAT CTACACCAAGCCCAAGGGACAGCTGCCGGACTACACCTCCCCCGTGGTGCTGCCTGACTCCCGGACCACAGTGGAGGATTTCTGTATGAAGATCCATAAAAACCTCATCAAAGAATTCAAGTA CGCGCTGGTCTGGGGCCTGTCTGTGAAGCACAACCCTCAGAAGGTGGGGAAAGACCACACGTTGGAAGATGAGGATGTCATTCAGATTGTCAAGAAGTGA